A window of the Tripterygium wilfordii isolate XIE 37 chromosome 12, ASM1340144v1, whole genome shotgun sequence genome harbors these coding sequences:
- the LOC120011382 gene encoding F-box protein At5g07610-like isoform X3: MMANCDEIGFELPDDVLVEILCRLPERSLIRLKCVSNSWHNLINNVCIPKLSATAPVCGFVVHSSMVEGRYTNELVYATLTSPPDAVAIAEAEEFVQSYEALLPFIPAPRDFLDCCNGLLLFLRGCDCWESRAPGCTVYLQYYVCNPATKQCVEIPGFVGEYSKSYTCLAFNPSKSPHYKVVRMVYIRCKHGDCYCEVLKLNIFSSDTGKWITLEMPAKASVRIRVSNKYNHENEKYYHGYGIRKYSWITRVIYLDGVLYKLSTEKLLLCFDLNEMNVREIELPERGTSDMGIIGASRGRLYYASHDGTKVLIWLLEDHSLKLGSPWIMKPILCNNPSIEDPMLQLLYLIHEYCPFGFGPYAWHPTSEVLFLGDCHVIFSYHLESKRLEIVLDRNNIDVHRGRLYPYSRCLVSLKDFLPRHYGSNQSFSNGTIQVDQGNPGSEVRS, translated from the exons ATGATGGCTAATTGTGATGAGATAGGTTTTGAGTTACCTGATGATGTCTTGGTTGAGATTCTTTGCCGTTTACCCGAAAGGTCTCTTATCAGACTCAAGTGTGTCTCCAATTCATGGCACAACTTAATTAACAATGTCTGTATTCCTAAATTATCAGCCACTGCACCCGTTTGCGGGTTCGTCGTTCATTCTAGCATGGTGGAAGGCCGTTATACAAACGAACTTGTGTATGCTACTTTGACTTCTCCTCCTGACGCTGTCGCTATTGCCGAAGCTGAAGAATTTGTTCAGTCATATGAGGCCCTTTTGCCATTTATTCCGGCTCCACGGGACTTTCTTGATTGTTGCAATGGACTGCTTCTTTTTCTCAGGGGCTGCGATTGTTGGGAGAGCCGCGCTCCGGGATGTACAGTCTACCTTCAGTACTATGTATGCAACCCTGCTACCAAACAGTGTGTGGAGATCCCTGGTTTTGTTGGAGAATACTCAAAATCTTATACTTGTTTGGCTTTTAACCCTAGCAAGTCCCCGCATTATAAGGTTGTACGTATGGTGTACATACGTTGCAAGCATGGTGATTGTTATTGTGAAGTACTGAAATTGAACATATTCTCTTCAGATACAGGGAAGTGGATTACTCTCGAAATGCCAGCTAAAGCTTCAGTTCGCATCAGAGTGTCAAACAAATATaatcatgaaaatgaaaaatattatcaTGGATATGGAATAAGAAAATATTCTTGGATCACGCGTGTTATTTATTTGGATGGGGTGCTATATAAGTTATCAACTGAGAAgctccttttgtgttttgatctCAATGAAATGAATGTCCGAGAAATTGAGCTGCCAGAGAGGGGTACAAGTGACATGGGAATTATTGGTGCATCCAGAGGTCGTTTATATTATGCTTCTCATGATGGGACTAAGGTGCTGATTTGGCTTCTAGAGGACCATAGTCTAAAACTTGGTTCTCCATGGATTATGAAGCCTATCCTCTGCAATAACCCTTCGATTGAAGATCCAATGCTCCAACTTCTATATTTAATTCATGAATATTGTCCATTCGGGTTCGGGCCCTATGCATGGCATCCGACTTCTGAAGTTTTGTTCCTTGGGGATTGTCATGTAATATTTAGCTATCATCTTGAAAGCAAAAGGTTGGAAATTGTTCTCGATAGGAACAACATAGATGTACACAGGGGTCGTCTTTACCCATACTCTCGTTGCTTGGTCAGTCTGAAAGATTTCCTTCCGAGGCATTATGGATCAAATCAATC ATTCAGCAATGGGACTATCCAAGTTGACCAAGGAAATCCTGGTTCAGAAGTGAGAAGTTGA
- the LOC120011382 gene encoding F-box protein At5g07610-like isoform X2 has product MMANCDEIGFELPDDVLVEILCRLPERSLIRLKCVSNSWHNLINNVCIPKLSATAPVCGFVVHSSMVEGRYTNELVYATLTSPPDAVAIAEAEEFVQSYEALLPFIPAPRDFLDCCNGLLLFLRGCDCWESRAPGCTVYLQYYVCNPATKQCVEIPGFVGEYSKSYTCLAFNPSKSPHYKVVRMVYIRCKHGDCYCEVLKLNIFSSDTGKWITLEMPAKASVRIRVSNKYNHENEKYYHGYGIRKYSWITRVIYLDGVLYKLSTEKLLLCFDLNEMNVREIELPERGTSDMGIIGASRGRLYYASHDGTKVLIWLLEDHSLKLGSPWIMKPILCNNPSIEDPMLQLLYLIHEYCPFGFGPYAWHPTSEVLFLGDCHVIFSYHLESKRLEIVLDRNNIDVHRGRLYPYSRCLVSLKDFLPRHYGSNQSNRFSNGTIQVDQGNPGSEVRS; this is encoded by the exons ATGATGGCTAATTGTGATGAGATAGGTTTTGAGTTACCTGATGATGTCTTGGTTGAGATTCTTTGCCGTTTACCCGAAAGGTCTCTTATCAGACTCAAGTGTGTCTCCAATTCATGGCACAACTTAATTAACAATGTCTGTATTCCTAAATTATCAGCCACTGCACCCGTTTGCGGGTTCGTCGTTCATTCTAGCATGGTGGAAGGCCGTTATACAAACGAACTTGTGTATGCTACTTTGACTTCTCCTCCTGACGCTGTCGCTATTGCCGAAGCTGAAGAATTTGTTCAGTCATATGAGGCCCTTTTGCCATTTATTCCGGCTCCACGGGACTTTCTTGATTGTTGCAATGGACTGCTTCTTTTTCTCAGGGGCTGCGATTGTTGGGAGAGCCGCGCTCCGGGATGTACAGTCTACCTTCAGTACTATGTATGCAACCCTGCTACCAAACAGTGTGTGGAGATCCCTGGTTTTGTTGGAGAATACTCAAAATCTTATACTTGTTTGGCTTTTAACCCTAGCAAGTCCCCGCATTATAAGGTTGTACGTATGGTGTACATACGTTGCAAGCATGGTGATTGTTATTGTGAAGTACTGAAATTGAACATATTCTCTTCAGATACAGGGAAGTGGATTACTCTCGAAATGCCAGCTAAAGCTTCAGTTCGCATCAGAGTGTCAAACAAATATaatcatgaaaatgaaaaatattatcaTGGATATGGAATAAGAAAATATTCTTGGATCACGCGTGTTATTTATTTGGATGGGGTGCTATATAAGTTATCAACTGAGAAgctccttttgtgttttgatctCAATGAAATGAATGTCCGAGAAATTGAGCTGCCAGAGAGGGGTACAAGTGACATGGGAATTATTGGTGCATCCAGAGGTCGTTTATATTATGCTTCTCATGATGGGACTAAGGTGCTGATTTGGCTTCTAGAGGACCATAGTCTAAAACTTGGTTCTCCATGGATTATGAAGCCTATCCTCTGCAATAACCCTTCGATTGAAGATCCAATGCTCCAACTTCTATATTTAATTCATGAATATTGTCCATTCGGGTTCGGGCCCTATGCATGGCATCCGACTTCTGAAGTTTTGTTCCTTGGGGATTGTCATGTAATATTTAGCTATCATCTTGAAAGCAAAAGGTTGGAAATTGTTCTCGATAGGAACAACATAGATGTACACAGGGGTCGTCTTTACCCATACTCTCGTTGCTTGGTCAGTCTGAAAGATTTCCTTCCGAGGCATTATGGATCAAATCAATC GAACAGATTCAGCAATGGGACTATCCAAGTTGACCAAGGAAATCCTGGTTCAGAAGTGAGAAGTTGA
- the LOC120011382 gene encoding F-box protein At5g07610-like isoform X1 — protein sequence MMANCDEIGFELPDDVLVEILCRLPERSLIRLKCVSNSWHNLINNVCIPKLSATAPVCGFVVHSSMVEGRYTNELVYATLTSPPDAVAIAEAEEFVQSYEALLPFIPAPRDFLDCCNGLLLFLRGCDCWESRAPGCTVYLQYYVCNPATKQCVEIPGFVGEYSKSYTCLAFNPSKSPHYKVVRMVYIRCKHGDCYCEVLKLNIFSSDTGKWITLEMPAKASVRIRVSNKYNHENEKYYHGYGIRKYSWITRVIYLDGVLYKLSTEKLLLCFDLNEMNVREIELPERGTSDMGIIGASRGRLYYASHDGTKVLIWLLEDHSLKLGSPWIMKPILCNNPSIEDPMLQLLYLIHEYCPFGFGPYAWHPTSEVLFLGDCHVIFSYHLESKRLEIVLDRNNIDVHRGRLYPYSRCLVSLKDFLPRHYGSNQSLIQLLSLMALTPRWSEQDCLLRT from the exons ATGATGGCTAATTGTGATGAGATAGGTTTTGAGTTACCTGATGATGTCTTGGTTGAGATTCTTTGCCGTTTACCCGAAAGGTCTCTTATCAGACTCAAGTGTGTCTCCAATTCATGGCACAACTTAATTAACAATGTCTGTATTCCTAAATTATCAGCCACTGCACCCGTTTGCGGGTTCGTCGTTCATTCTAGCATGGTGGAAGGCCGTTATACAAACGAACTTGTGTATGCTACTTTGACTTCTCCTCCTGACGCTGTCGCTATTGCCGAAGCTGAAGAATTTGTTCAGTCATATGAGGCCCTTTTGCCATTTATTCCGGCTCCACGGGACTTTCTTGATTGTTGCAATGGACTGCTTCTTTTTCTCAGGGGCTGCGATTGTTGGGAGAGCCGCGCTCCGGGATGTACAGTCTACCTTCAGTACTATGTATGCAACCCTGCTACCAAACAGTGTGTGGAGATCCCTGGTTTTGTTGGAGAATACTCAAAATCTTATACTTGTTTGGCTTTTAACCCTAGCAAGTCCCCGCATTATAAGGTTGTACGTATGGTGTACATACGTTGCAAGCATGGTGATTGTTATTGTGAAGTACTGAAATTGAACATATTCTCTTCAGATACAGGGAAGTGGATTACTCTCGAAATGCCAGCTAAAGCTTCAGTTCGCATCAGAGTGTCAAACAAATATaatcatgaaaatgaaaaatattatcaTGGATATGGAATAAGAAAATATTCTTGGATCACGCGTGTTATTTATTTGGATGGGGTGCTATATAAGTTATCAACTGAGAAgctccttttgtgttttgatctCAATGAAATGAATGTCCGAGAAATTGAGCTGCCAGAGAGGGGTACAAGTGACATGGGAATTATTGGTGCATCCAGAGGTCGTTTATATTATGCTTCTCATGATGGGACTAAGGTGCTGATTTGGCTTCTAGAGGACCATAGTCTAAAACTTGGTTCTCCATGGATTATGAAGCCTATCCTCTGCAATAACCCTTCGATTGAAGATCCAATGCTCCAACTTCTATATTTAATTCATGAATATTGTCCATTCGGGTTCGGGCCCTATGCATGGCATCCGACTTCTGAAGTTTTGTTCCTTGGGGATTGTCATGTAATATTTAGCTATCATCTTGAAAGCAAAAGGTTGGAAATTGTTCTCGATAGGAACAACATAGATGTACACAGGGGTCGTCTTTACCCATACTCTCGTTGCTTGGTCAGTCTGAAAGATTTCCTTCCGAGGCATTATGGATCAAATCAATC TTTGATTCAACTCCTTTCTCTCATGGCTCTTACCCCCCGCTGGAGCGAGCAAGATTGCTTGTTGCGCACTTAA
- the LOC120011381 gene encoding piriformospora indica-insensitive protein 2-like: protein MAPKFLFLISFQLFLFLVISQEQPLLDMAEQDSVYRVLESVNPTIPWRSIFPDDFCYSAPHGVVCDVFSEPNGSISAVHITELSFGYVSDFNPNPPCYPNSTFDPLLFTSFKYLRKLFFYKCFTDLPVSVSTVWPSFASSLEELIFIDNPALVGSLNGLTGNFTSLKRAVITGNGLSGNIPGWVVDSVNLEELTLSRNQLDGAVSTSFSKLKLLRILDLSQNQFDGNVPDSIANLTQLLKLDLSANAFSGKIPNILVNLQNMEFLDLSHNQFGNFGVPVFLSKMPRLRELHLNGNSLGGHIPEIWKNLGGIKGIGFSNMGLVGNIPASMGVYLRNLSYLGLDNNQLEGTVPGELGFLEFAGEINLENNNLSGRVPFTAMVGEILKLQGNPGLCVDDVDLVKNGSRFGHYLKLCNKTKLPNLVNPVLMGVASSSSLGLSLPSVVVKLIWVLVFFV, encoded by the coding sequence ATGGCTCCAAAATTTTTGTTTCTGATCAGTTTCCAGCTCTTCCTCTTCCTTGTCATTTCGCAGGAGCAACCGCTTCTCGATATGGCAGAGCAAGACTCGGTTTACCGGGTCCTTGAGTCAGTCAACCCAACAATCCCGTGGCGTTCAATCTTCCCCGACGACTTCTGCTACTCAGCTCCGCACGGCGTCGTTTGCGACGTCTTTTCTGAACCCAACGGATCTATTTCTGCTGTCCATATCACGGAGCTAAGCTTCGGGTATGTCTCTGATTTTAACCCGAATCCTCCTTGTTATCCGAACTCTACCTTTGACCCTCTCCTCTTCACCTCTTTCAAATACCTTCGCAAGCTTTTCTTCTACAAATGCTTCACCGACTTGCCGGTTTCGGTTTCCACTGTTTGGCCGAGTTTCGCTTCGAGTCTTGAGGAGTTGATTTTCATTGACAACCCGGCTCTCGTCGGCTCTCTAAATGGCCTTACCGGTAATTTCACGAGCCTGAAGAGGGCGGTCATCACTGGCAACGGGTTATCCGGCAACATTCCGGGTTGGGTCGTGGATTCGGTTAATCTCGAGGAGCTCACACTTTCTAGAAATCAGTTAGACGGTGCCGTTTCGACGAGTTTTTCAAAATTGAAGCTGCTACGGATTCTTGATTTGAGTCAAAATCAGTTTGACGGAAATGTCCCTGATTCAATAGCCAATCTCACACAACTGTTGAAGCTGGATTTGAGCGCAAATGCATTTTCCGGCAAAATCCCTAATATCTTGGTTAATCTGCAGAACATGGAGTTTCTGGATTTAAGCCATAACCAATTTGGCAATTTTGGAGTTCCAGTGTTCTTATCCAAGATGCCCAGATTAAGAGAGCTGCATCTGAATGGGAATTCCCTAGGAGGGCACATCCCAGAAATATGGAAAAACCTTGGAGGTATAAAGGGGATAGGATTTTCAAACATGGGACTGGTTGGGAATATTCCGGCTTCCATGGGGGTTTATTTGAGAAACCTCAGTTATCTGGGTCTGGACAACAACCAGCTTGAAGGGACAGTACCAGGGGAGCTGGGGTTCTTGGAATTTGCAGGTGAAATCAACTTGGAGAACAACAATCTGAGTGGGAGGGTCCCATTCACTGCCATGGTTGGTGAGATTTTGAAGTTGCAGGGTAACCCAGGATTGTGTGTTGATGATGTGGATTTGGTTAAAAATGGCAGCAGATTTGGACACTACCTGAAACtctgtaataaaacaaaacttcCCAATCTTGTAAATCCTGTCCTTATGGGTGTAGCCTCATCTTCCTCATTGGGGTTGTCATTACCTTCTGTGGTCGTCAAGTTGAtttgggttttggttttctttgtgtGA
- the LOC120011531 gene encoding CRIB domain-containing protein RIC6-like, producing MANNKMKGLLKGLRYISQIFDGDQKEPEMQIGFPTDVKHVAHIGWDGPSVNSPGWMNEFKPPPSPGFSSAPLNHGEREIKEKTPVKWVSEDTSRRGGRATPNSPARDLPDLPKSSRRRSSTEAAPGEVSGVESPTKAKADKARQSRRSSKNSAKNLLDPTKSGQVTDSPPSRTLPDVPKKTRRKNSKECSVNGRTNGSSRSKAQAVELDNGSESGFVGKANSNNEHCHASALSALEEVEQGFTRIS from the exons ATGGCAAACAACAAGATGAAGGGCCTTCTGAAAGGCCTTAGATATATCTCTCAAATATTTG ATGGTGATCAAAAAGAACCAGAAATGCAGATAGGGTTTCCTACAGATGTAAAGCATGTGGCACACATTGGTTGGGATGGACCTTCGGTAAATTCCCCAGGCTGG ATGAACGAGTTtaaaccaccaccatcaccaggTTTTTCATCAGCACCTTTGAATCATGGAGAAAGAGAGATTAAGGAAAAAACTCCCGTAAAATGGGTGTCTGAAg ATACAAGCAGAAGAGGTGGGCGTGCTACTCCAAACTCTCCAGCACGTGACCTACCCGATTTGCCTAAATCATCAAGACGCCGCTCGTCCACGGAGGCTGCACCCGGCGAGGTGTCTGGTGTTGAGTCGCCGACGAAAGCAAAAGCCGACAAAGCACGGCAATCAAGGCGATCTTCGAAGAATTCTGCAAAGAACTTGCTGGACCCCACAAAATCGGGTCAAGTAACTGATTCACCACCGTCTAGAACCCTACCAGACGTGCCCAAGAAAACGCGTAGGAAGAATTCGAAAGAGTGCTCCGTCAATGGCAGAACAAACGGTTCGTCGAGATCCAAAGCCCAAGCTGTCGAGTTGGATAACGGGTCGGAGTCCGGATTCGTTGGGAAGGCAAACAGCAACAATGAGCATTGTCATGCTTCGGCTTTGAGCGCTCTTGAAGAAGTGGAGCAAGGATTTACACGAATTTCTTGA
- the LOC120011210 gene encoding mitogen-activated protein kinase kinase kinase 17-like has product MPAGQVKRYTRQLLLGLSHRQDSGYVHCDIKPDNVLLVLSEDGDFVAKIADFWLAKRRSREFDHVKGTPCYLAPETVVHGVQDCASDIWALGCVVYEMLTGYSIWPLGFNETTDDLYHKIASEEPYLAFRFPGETEAFLRACFVRTPADRPTAKTL; this is encoded by the coding sequence ATGCCTGCTGGACAAGTGAAGCGTTATACAAGGCAATTGCTTCTAGGGCTTTCTCATAGACAAGATTCCGGGTATGTTCACTGCGACATTAAGCCTGATAATGTACTCCTAGTTTTATCTGAAGATGGTGATTTTGTGGCAAAGATTGCCGATTTTTGGTTAGCGAAGAGAAGGAGTAGGGAATTTGATCACGTGAAAGGAACTCCTTGTTACTTGGCACCAGAAACTGTTGTCCATGGTGTACAGGATTGTGCCTCGGATATTTGGGCATTAGGGTGTGTGGTGTATGAGATGCTAACAGGGTACTCTATTTGGCCACTTGGTTTCAATGAGACAACTGACGATCTCTACCACAAGATTGCCAGTGAAGAGCCTTATCTTGCTTTTAGGTTTCCAGGTGAGACTGAAGCTTTCTTGAGAGCATGTTTTGTGAGGACACCAGCGGATAGACCCACGGCCAAGACGctgtga
- the LOC120011211 gene encoding cellulose synthase A catalytic subunit 4 [UDP-forming] yields MCVGIVSLVWERQASAIEAPLSPSYRMVRNLSLQANSLRISPSLTCDSHDFSLNQTHDFSTYSLHHRPPTRHSVSKICRVCGDEIGYREDGNMFVACHVCGFPVCRPCYEYERSDGNQCCPQCNTRYKRHKGCPKIPGDEEDEFDADDFDDFQTKSHHGDLDQQHNDANHSENGETHQPQWNHNAASVAGSITGKDLGGDKEVYSNEEWKERVEKWKVRQEKKGLVSKDDEANEQGDEEDDYLTTEARQPLWRKVPISSSKINPYRIVIVLRLIILCFFFRFRILTPAHDAFPLWLISVICEIWFALSWILDQFPKWFPINRETYLDRLSLRFEREGEPSRLLPVDVYVSTVDPLKEPPIITANTVLSILSVDYPVEKVSCYVSDDGASMLLFDTLSETAEFARRWVPFCKKHNIEPRAPEFYFSEKIDYLKDKVHPNFVKERRAMKREYEEFKVRINALVANAQKKPEEGWVMQDGSPWPGNNTRDHPGMIQVYLGSAGALDVDGKELPKLVYVSREKRPGYQHHKKAGAMNALVRVSAVLTNAPFMLNLDCDHYINNSKAIREAMCFLMDPQLGKKLCYVQFPQRFDGIDRHDRYANRNVVFFDINMKGLDGIQGPVYVGTGCVFNRQALYGYDPPVSEKRPKMHCDCWPSWCCCCFGGSRKKSKKKGQKKSFLGGLYTKKKKMMGKQYLRKGSGPTFDLEDIEEGLEGYEELEKSSLMSQKNFEKRFGQSPVFIASTLKEDGGLPDGTNSTSLVKEAIHVISIGYEEKTEWGKEIGWIYGSVTEDILTGFKMHCRGWKSVYCVPKRPAFKGSAPINLSDRLHQVLRWALGSVEIFLSRHCPLWYAYGGKLKWLERLAYTNTIVYPFTSIPLLAYCTIPAVCLLTGKFIIPTLNNFASIWFMALFISIILTGVLELRWSGVSIQDWWRNEQFWVIGGVSAHLFAVFQGLLKVLAGVDTNFTVTSKSADDADFGELYLFKWTTLLIPPTTLIILNMVGVVAGVSDAINNGYGSWGPLFGKLFFAFWVIVHLYPFLKGLMGRQNRTPTIVVLWSILLASIFSLVWVRIDPFLPKQKGPILKQCGVEC; encoded by the exons ATGTGTGTGGGTATTGTTAGTTTGGTATGGGAAAGGCAAGCGTCAGCAATAGAGGCACCTTTAAGTCCAAGCTACAGAATGGTCAGGAATTTGTCATTGCAAGCAAACTCTCTGCGTATAAGTCCTTCTCTCACCTGTGACTCCCATGACTTCTCTTTGAATCAAACCCACGACTTCTCAACTTACAGTTTG CATCATCGGCCTCCGACACGCCACTCTGTGTCGAAAATATGCAGAGTTTGTGGAGATGAGATTGGGTACAGAGAAGATGGAAACATGTTTGTGGCATGTCATGTTTGTGGGTTCCCAGTGTGCAGGCCTTGTTATGAGTATGAGAGAAGTGATGGGAACCAGTGCTGCCCTCAGTGCAATACTCGATACAAGCGACACAAAG GCTGTCCTAAAATTCCaggagatgaagaagatgaattcGATGCAGATGATTTCGACGATTTTCAGACTAAGAGTCACCATGGTGACTTGGATCAGCAGCACAACGATGCAAATCACTCG GAAAATGGAGAGACCCATCAGCCACAATGGAATCACAATGCTGCTTCAGTTGCTGGAAGCA TTACTGGGAAAGATTTGGGAGGAGATAAAGAGGTTTACAGCAATGAAGAATGgaaagagagagtagagaaatggAAAGTCCGGCAAGAGAAGAAAGGTCTTGTGAGCAAAGATGATGAAGCAAATGAACAAGGAGATGAAGAAGACGACTACCT CACAACTGAAGCTAGGCAACCACTTTGGAGGAAAGTCCCAATCTCTTCAAGCAAAATCAATCCATACCGCATTGTCATTGTCCTTCGCCTAATCATTCTTTGCTTCTTTTTCCGTTTCCGGATCTTAACACCGGCCCACGATGCTTTCCCATTATGGTTAATCTCTGTTATTTGTGAGATATGGTTTGCTTTGTCTTGGATACTTGACCAGTTCCCCAAATGGTTCCCCATTAACCGTGAAACCTACCTTGATCGCCTGTCCTTGAGGTTTGAGCGTGAGGGCGAGCCTTCTCGTTTACTTCCAGTTGATGTCTATGTGAGTACTGTGGACCCTCTCAAGGAACCTCCAATTATAACTGCAAACACAGTCCTATCAATCTTGTCTGTTGATTATCCAGTCGAAAAGGTCAGTTGTTATGTATCAGATGACGGTGCATCGATGCTTCTTTTCGACACATTATCAGAAACTGCTGAATTTGCAAGGCGATGGGTGCCGTTTTGTAAGAAGCATAACATTGAGCCAAGGGCACCTGAGTTCTACTTCTCCGAGAAGATCGACTACCTGAAAGATAAAGTTCATCCCAACTTTGTAAAGGAGCGCAGAGCCATGAAA agagaatatgaagaattcaaagTGAGAATCAATGCATTGGTAGCTAATGCTCAGAAGAAACCTGAAGAAGGATGGGTTATGCAGGATGGAAGCCCATGGCCTGGAAACAATACTCGGGATCATCCTGGAATGATTCAG GTCTATTTGGGAAGTGCTGGTGCACTTGATGTGGATGGTAAGGAGCTTCCGAAGCTAGTATACGTTTCACGTGAGAAGCGACCTGGCTATCAACATCACAAGAAAGCTGGTGCTATGAATGCTCTT GTTCGGGTCTCTGCAGTGCTTACAAATGCaccttttatgttgaatttggatTGTGATCACTATATCAACAACAGCAAGGCCATCAGGGAAGCAATGTGCTTTTTGATGGATCCCCAGCTTGGGAAGAAGCTGTGCTATGTGCAGTTTCCCCAGAGGTTTGACGGTATTGATCGCCACGACAGATATGCTAATCGCAACGTTGTTTTCTTTGAT ATTAACATGAAAGGCCTGGATGGGATCCAAGGGCCGGTATATGTTGGCACTGGATGTGTCTTCAACAGGCAGGCCTTATATGGCTACGATCCTCCAGTGTCCGAGAAGCGGCCTAAGATGCATTGTGATTGCTGGCCTTCAtggtgctgctgctgctttGGAGGTTCAAGGAAAAAATCCAAGAAGAAAGGGCAAAAGAAAAGTTTTCTTGGAGGACTATacaccaagaaaaagaaaatgatgggGAAGCAGTATTTAAGGAAAGGATCTGGACCCACCTTTGATCTCGAAGACATCGAGGAAGGACTAGAAGGTTATGAGGAATTGGAGAAATCATCATTGATGTCCCAGAAGAACTTTGAGAAACGATTTGGGCAGTCACCGGTTTTCATTGCCTCAACTCTCAAGGAAGACGGTGGCCTTCCTGACGGGACTAATTCTACATCACTCGTCAAGGAAGCCATTCATGTCATCAGTATTGGCTATGAAGAGAAAACTGAATGGGGCAAAGAG ATTGGATGGATTTATGGTTCAGTGACAGAAGACATTTTGACGGGCTTCAAGATGCATTGTCGAGGATGGAAGTCAGTGTACTGCGTGCCAAAGAGACCGGCTTTCAAGGGATCAGCTCCTATAAATCTGTCTGATAGATTGCACCAAGTTCTGAGATGGGCGTTAGGATCTGTCGAAATTTTTCTCAGTCGCCATTGTCCTCTGTGGTATGCTTATGGTGGAAAACTGAAATGGCTGGAGAGACTTGCTTACACCAACACCATTGTCTACCCTTTCACTTCAATTCCTCTGCTTGCCTACTGCACTATTCCTGCTGTCTGCCTTCTCACAGGAAAATTCATCATTCCAACT TTGAATAACTTTGCTAGCATTTGGTTCATGGCACTTTTCATCTCAATCATACTAACCGGCGTGCTAGAGCTCCGCTGGAGTGGTGTCAGCATCCAGGACTGGTGGCGTAACGAGCAATTCTGGGTGATCGGTGGGGTATCCGCTCACCTTTTCGCTGTCTTCCAAGGCCTCCTCAAGGTCCTTGCTGGAGTTGACACAAATTTCACTGTAACGTCAAAATCAGCAGACGATGCGGATTTTGGGGAGCTCTACCTATTCAAATGGACTACCCTTCTCATCCCACCAACAACACTGATAATCCTGAACATGGTCGGAGTTGTGGCAGGAGTTTCTGATGCAATCAACAATGGTTATGGGTCATGGGGTCCTCTGTTTGGGAAGCTGTTTTTCGCATTCTGGGTCATCGTCCATCTTTATCCATTCCTCAAAGGTTTGATGGGAAGACAGAACAGGACTCCAACAATTGTGGTGCTTTGGTCTATACTTCTTGCATCGATTTTCTCATTGGTTTGGGTTAGAATTGATCCCTTCTTGCCTAAGCAAAAAGGTCCAATTCTTAAACAATGTGGAGTGGAGTGCTAA